One part of the Salinivirga cyanobacteriivorans genome encodes these proteins:
- a CDS encoding cation diffusion facilitator family transporter yields the protein MNKQSPTHKSKTQVKFKVQKIIALSLFIIFAGKLVAYFLTNSVGILTDALESTVNVATGFITLYSIYVATKPQDENHPYGHGKAEFLSASVEGFLIIIAGIIIIYEAVKRLFLPAEILQLDIGIVIVAVAGLFNYLLGWYSIRTGKKHKSIALISGGKHLQSDTYSSIGLVAGLLILYFTGEVWLDSLIALIFGTIIIITGIRILKETTSHLMDEADFELIKQFRNVIKEHKSDTWIDIHNFKLVKYGNAYHINCDLVLPYFLNLAQAHEEGEKLKKLVVDSFSEEIIFNLHIDECFKLYCKNCKQENCPARQEKFIEEADFDLKKFINEKPEEKV from the coding sequence ATGAATAAACAATCACCAACACACAAATCTAAGACTCAGGTAAAGTTTAAAGTTCAGAAGATCATTGCCCTATCTTTGTTCATTATTTTTGCAGGTAAGCTAGTGGCCTATTTTCTGACCAACTCAGTGGGAATACTAACTGATGCACTGGAGAGCACTGTTAATGTAGCAACCGGATTTATTACACTTTACAGTATTTATGTAGCAACCAAACCACAGGATGAAAATCATCCGTACGGGCATGGAAAAGCTGAGTTTTTATCGGCATCAGTAGAAGGATTTCTGATAATCATTGCAGGTATTATAATTATTTATGAAGCCGTAAAACGCCTTTTCCTGCCAGCCGAAATATTACAACTAGACATTGGAATAGTGATTGTTGCTGTAGCCGGATTATTTAATTACTTACTGGGTTGGTACAGCATACGCACAGGAAAAAAACATAAATCAATTGCATTAATATCCGGAGGTAAACACCTGCAATCCGATACATACTCTTCCATTGGACTCGTTGCAGGTCTGCTCATCTTATATTTCACAGGTGAAGTGTGGCTAGACAGTTTAATTGCCCTCATCTTTGGTACCATTATCATAATAACCGGAATCAGAATCTTGAAAGAGACCACATCGCACCTAATGGATGAAGCCGACTTTGAACTGATTAAACAATTCAGGAATGTAATAAAAGAGCATAAAAGCGATACCTGGATTGATATTCATAATTTTAAACTGGTAAAATACGGAAATGCTTATCATATAAATTGCGACCTCGTTCTACCCTATTTTCTGAATCTTGCGCAGGCCCATGAAGAAGGAGAAAAATTAAAAAAACTGGTTGTAGATAGCTTTTCAGAAGAAATTATTTTTAATCTGCATATAGATGAATGTTTTAAACTATATTGTAAAAATTGCAAACAAGAGAACTGCCCGGCCAGGCAAGAAAAATTTATTGAAGAAGCTGATTTTGATCTGAAAAAGTTTATAAATGAAAAACCTGAGGAAAAGGTTTAA
- a CDS encoding phosphate ABC transporter ATP-binding protein, whose amino-acid sequence MDTQIQYLQPLQVKKQPSILEIKNLNVYAEKHHILKNINLNIPKNKVTVLLGPSGCGKTTLLKSLNKLTDLYKELHVSGQIFIEGDDILNTQKNVPLIRQKMGLLSQKPFPLPVSIYKNVAYGINLKGVRNKELIDYNVEKKLREVGLWEEVKDRLHKSADSLSIGQQQRLCLARGLAVKPRIILADEPTSALDPVSSKIIENLFRELKKHYTIILVTHILRQAQRLADNVVFMHYGEIIERGTPEQLFKNPQSPQLREYFIEGN is encoded by the coding sequence ATGGATACGCAAATTCAATATTTACAGCCCCTTCAGGTTAAAAAGCAACCATCGATATTGGAAATTAAAAACCTGAACGTGTATGCAGAAAAACATCATATTCTGAAAAACATAAATTTGAATATTCCCAAAAACAAAGTTACCGTGCTCCTGGGGCCGTCTGGCTGTGGCAAAACCACATTGCTAAAATCGCTAAACAAACTCACTGATTTGTACAAAGAGCTGCACGTATCGGGACAGATTTTTATAGAAGGTGACGATATTCTCAACACCCAAAAAAATGTGCCGCTTATCAGGCAAAAAATGGGGCTCCTCTCTCAAAAACCATTTCCATTGCCGGTTTCCATTTATAAAAATGTGGCTTATGGTATCAACCTCAAAGGAGTTAGAAACAAAGAACTTATCGACTACAATGTGGAGAAGAAACTCCGGGAAGTCGGACTTTGGGAAGAAGTAAAAGACCGCTTACATAAATCGGCCGACAGCCTTTCAATCGGACAGCAACAGCGTCTTTGCCTTGCGCGCGGCCTGGCCGTAAAACCACGCATAATTTTGGCCGATGAGCCCACCTCGGCACTTGATCCGGTTTCCAGCAAAATTATCGAAAACCTGTTCCGCGAACTAAAAAAACATTACACCATTATTTTGGTAACTCACATTTTGCGACAGGCCCAACGACTGGCCGACAATGTGGTTTTTATGCACTATGGAGAAATTATTGAACGGGGAACACCGGAACAATTATTCAAAAACCCGCAAAGTCCGCAATTGAGAGAGTATTTTATTGAGGGCAACTAA
- the pstA gene encoding phosphate ABC transporter permease PstA, with amino-acid sequence MNKRKIIEERIFRLLTGLAAYSLIAILGYIIAIIFINGFSSLSFDMITKTPTGGYYYGGEGGVLNAIVGSLYIALGATIIAIVIGVPAALFINVHLIRYRRTQNTIRYLLDALWGIPSIVYGAFGFALMLYLGMNASLLAGIITVSLLITPIIIRTFDEVLSTIPKGLHEAALAMGSTKTETAFKILFRQGFSGFITAVLLAFGRGIGDAASVLFTAGYTDLIPKYFDEPAATLPLAIFFQLTSPIPEVRDRAYAAAAILTIIILIISLSARMLSKNYSKSNLK; translated from the coding sequence ATGAACAAACGAAAAATAATAGAAGAAAGAATTTTCAGGCTTTTAACAGGTTTGGCAGCCTACTCGCTAATTGCTATCCTCGGATACATTATTGCCATTATTTTTATCAATGGCTTTAGTTCGCTTTCGTTCGATATGATTACCAAAACGCCTACGGGCGGATATTATTACGGTGGCGAAGGAGGCGTGCTAAACGCAATTGTGGGATCGCTGTACATTGCACTTGGCGCTACCATTATTGCCATCGTCATTGGCGTGCCGGCCGCACTGTTTATCAACGTACATTTGATTCGATACAGACGCACACAGAATACCATACGCTACTTACTCGATGCGCTGTGGGGCATTCCATCAATTGTTTACGGGGCTTTTGGTTTTGCGCTTATGCTTTATTTAGGCATGAATGCGTCGTTGCTGGCCGGTATTATTACGGTTTCACTGCTCATTACACCCATTATTATCCGTACGTTCGATGAGGTGTTAAGCACCATCCCAAAAGGATTGCACGAAGCGGCATTGGCTATGGGCTCTACAAAAACCGAAACAGCATTTAAAATACTGTTCAGACAAGGATTTTCGGGATTTATAACAGCTGTTTTGCTTGCTTTTGGACGTGGAATTGGCGATGCTGCCTCGGTACTCTTCACTGCAGGATACACCGACCTTATTCCGAAATATTTCGATGAGCCGGCAGCCACCTTACCGTTGGCCATCTTTTTTCAGCTTACATCGCCCATACCGGAAGTCCGCGACCGGGCCTATGCAGCAGCAGCCATATTAACAATCATCATTCTAATTATCAGCTTATCAGCAAGAATGTTATCTAAAAATTATTCCAAATCGAACCTCAAGTAG
- the pstC gene encoding phosphate ABC transporter permease subunit PstC has translation MHFKRRITDRVNNSWMVATLAIILLLPLVMGVALYAKSIPIFDAQSLPTLLGSSNWSPNDGKFGFWPFIFSSIYVTVLSFIFAVPLCLFAAIYLTQFATRRLVQVMHPVIDILAGIPSVIYGMWGILVIVPFVGEVLAPVFGVKTSGYSILAGGIVLAVMCIPYMLNMLLESFHAVPTGLKEAALSLGATRWETVKHVIVRKSFAGIISSFGLGLAKAFGETLAVMMVVGNMVQITGNPFKAGYPLPALIANNYGEMMSIPLYDSALMFAALILLVVILAINLIFRYFIYKTQKA, from the coding sequence ATGCATTTTAAAAGACGCATAACCGATCGTGTAAACAATAGCTGGATGGTGGCCACGTTGGCCATCATCCTGTTGTTGCCTCTTGTAATGGGTGTTGCCTTGTATGCAAAGTCGATTCCCATTTTCGACGCACAGTCGCTGCCGACTTTACTCGGTTCTTCGAACTGGTCGCCCAACGACGGGAAATTTGGGTTTTGGCCGTTTATTTTCAGTTCAATTTACGTAACGGTACTATCTTTTATCTTTGCAGTACCACTTTGCTTGTTTGCAGCCATTTACCTTACCCAATTTGCCACACGCCGGCTTGTGCAGGTTATGCACCCGGTAATTGATATTTTGGCCGGCATTCCATCGGTTATTTATGGCATGTGGGGTATTTTGGTTATTGTACCATTTGTGGGCGAAGTGCTTGCGCCTGTGTTTGGCGTAAAAACATCGGGCTACTCTATACTTGCCGGAGGCATTGTGCTGGCCGTAATGTGCATCCCCTACATGCTGAACATGCTGCTGGAATCGTTTCATGCTGTGCCTACGGGATTGAAAGAAGCCGCGCTTTCGCTGGGTGCCACCCGCTGGGAAACCGTAAAACATGTAATTGTACGTAAGAGCTTTGCGGGCATTATTTCATCGTTCGGGCTGGGTCTGGCCAAAGCTTTTGGCGAAACACTGGCCGTAATGATGGTAGTAGGAAACATGGTGCAAATTACCGGCAACCCGTTTAAAGCCGGCTATCCGCTTCCTGCGCTTATTGCCAATAATTACGGCGAAATGATGTCGATACCACTCTACGACTCGGCATTGATGTTTGCCGCACTTATTTTACTGGTTGTAATTTTGGCTATCAACCTCATATTCAGATATTTTATTTACAAAACCCAAAAAGCATGA
- a CDS encoding PstS family phosphate ABC transporter substrate-binding protein, with protein sequence MKRTPIILLSITLLALSGCVSKKQKENTLNFSGAFALYPLNIKWAEEYKKTHEDVRFNISGGGAGKGMADALAGTVDLGMFSREIAQAEMDKGVWWVGLCKDAVIPTISKDNPYLEALKKRGITRDEFRKIFIEGSIKSWSEILPTTGDKPITVYTRSDACGAAGTWAKYLGGTQEDLAGVGVHGDPALAQAVSIDKFGLGFNNTIYIYDVKSNEKRPGMEIIPLDQNENGKIDPEESFYSTFDNVLAAIANGNYPSPPARELYFVSKGKPIKKATLDYLKWTLTEGQKFVKEAGYVRITQDRIDSYLKKLQQ encoded by the coding sequence ATGAAACGTACTCCAATCATCTTATTATCAATAACATTGCTTGCATTGTCGGGTTGTGTATCGAAAAAACAGAAAGAAAACACCTTGAACTTTTCCGGTGCTTTTGCGCTGTATCCGCTCAACATTAAGTGGGCAGAAGAATACAAAAAGACCCATGAAGATGTGCGGTTCAATATTTCCGGCGGCGGAGCCGGTAAAGGCATGGCCGATGCGCTGGCCGGGACGGTTGATTTGGGCATGTTTTCGCGCGAGATTGCTCAGGCCGAAATGGACAAAGGCGTGTGGTGGGTTGGTTTATGCAAAGATGCCGTGATCCCTACCATCAGTAAAGACAATCCCTATTTGGAAGCATTGAAAAAACGGGGCATCACACGAGATGAGTTCCGCAAAATTTTCATTGAAGGCAGCATAAAAAGCTGGAGCGAAATTTTACCTACTACAGGAGACAAACCTATTACCGTGTACACACGTTCCGATGCCTGTGGAGCTGCCGGTACCTGGGCAAAATACCTTGGTGGTACACAAGAAGACCTCGCAGGCGTAGGAGTACATGGTGATCCGGCATTGGCGCAAGCGGTTTCCATCGACAAATTTGGTTTGGGATTCAACAACACCATTTACATTTACGATGTAAAAAGCAATGAAAAACGTCCGGGTATGGAAATTATTCCGCTCGATCAAAATGAAAATGGAAAAATTGATCCGGAAGAAAGCTTCTACAGCACTTTCGACAATGTGCTGGCTGCAATTGCCAATGGCAACTATCCTTCGCCGCCGGCCCGGGAGCTTTACTTTGTTTCCAAAGGCAAACCAATAAAAAAGGCTACGCTCGATTACCTCAAATGGACACTTACCGAAGGCCAAAAGTTTGTAAAAGAGGCTGGTTACGTGCGCATCACACAAGATAGAATTGATAGTTACCTGAAAAAATTACAACAATAA
- a CDS encoding alginate export family protein: MNFIKTFALVAGISIFSIELAHAQLQIDAQYRPRFELRDGYQKLASPENTPSTVISQRTRLSLTYKTENLKLVFSPQDVRVWGDETLSSSTGVYGDDASLTLFEGYAAIKMRNVGWLSVGRQQLVYDNQRLLSARNWNQNGLAYDALVYKKEWNNWNVHAGASWNNTTEPTSDNYYLPDRIKSLNFAWLQHQFSESFKLSFSHIASGKTKTDSTNRIYFKQTTGLYGVFANDWIQGQSNFYYQYGKNNQNQNISAWLFDVDVVFKAGTISPGIGFNYLSGDGDLSNNQDNLFDVLYGARHRFGGHMDYFRNYASHTQSGGLVDGYAYINFKLNDNVKITNTGHYFWLAETNANTPKNKDLGYENELACQYKFNKWGSLKTGYLFFLPTDNMHQLQGVANANDYQQFLFIELTITPTLFSNNL, translated from the coding sequence ATGAATTTTATAAAAACCTTTGCACTTGTTGCAGGAATCAGCATCTTTTCAATTGAACTTGCACATGCGCAATTACAGATTGACGCACAATACAGGCCACGTTTCGAGTTACGCGATGGCTACCAAAAACTGGCCAGCCCGGAAAATACACCTTCAACTGTAATATCGCAACGTACGCGATTGTCATTAACCTACAAAACAGAAAACCTGAAACTGGTATTTTCGCCGCAAGACGTTCGGGTGTGGGGCGATGAAACTCTTAGCAGCTCCACCGGTGTGTATGGCGACGATGCTTCTCTAACGCTTTTTGAAGGCTATGCAGCCATTAAAATGAGAAATGTCGGTTGGCTTTCAGTTGGCCGGCAACAATTGGTTTACGATAATCAACGTTTACTATCAGCCCGCAATTGGAATCAAAATGGACTGGCCTACGACGCCTTAGTTTACAAAAAAGAATGGAACAATTGGAACGTTCATGCGGGCGCATCGTGGAACAACACTACAGAGCCCACATCAGACAATTACTATTTGCCTGACCGCATCAAGTCATTGAACTTTGCATGGTTGCAACACCAGTTTTCTGAATCATTCAAACTTTCTTTTTCACACATAGCCAGCGGCAAAACCAAAACAGACTCTACCAATCGTATTTACTTCAAACAAACAACCGGGTTGTATGGCGTATTTGCAAATGACTGGATACAAGGCCAATCGAACTTTTATTACCAATATGGTAAAAACAACCAAAATCAAAACATTAGTGCGTGGCTATTCGATGTGGATGTGGTGTTCAAGGCCGGGACGATAAGTCCGGGAATTGGGTTTAACTATCTGTCAGGCGATGGAGATCTTAGCAACAACCAGGATAATTTGTTCGATGTGTTGTACGGCGCTCGTCACCGATTTGGTGGCCACATGGACTATTTCAGAAATTACGCCAGCCACACGCAAAGTGGTGGTTTGGTCGATGGATATGCCTACATCAACTTTAAGTTGAATGACAATGTAAAAATAACGAACACCGGACATTACTTCTGGTTGGCCGAAACCAATGCCAACACCCCAAAAAACAAGGATCTCGGCTACGAAAATGAGTTGGCCTGTCAGTACAAATTTAATAAGTGGGGAAGCCTGAAAACCGGTTATCTGTTCTTTTTACCCACCGATAATATGCATCAATTGCAGGGAGTTGCCAATGCGAATGACTATCAGCAATTCCTTTTTATTGAATTGACAATCACACCTACACTATTTTCCAATAACCTTTAA
- a CDS encoding response regulator transcription factor encodes MENLSIILVDDHKLFREGLKSLMENFTYIGQVQEASNGREFLQLLDDSTPDVVFMDIEMPEMDGITATRKAIDAFPDLNVVALSMYGNENYYTQMINAGAKGFILKNSGIQDVENAIQNVMSSNNYFSHEIFQRLIQGLGRKQQKTTNPELSAREEEIVFLICKGLSNQEIADKLYLSKRTVDKHRENILSKTHSKNTAGIVMYAVKNGIVEV; translated from the coding sequence ATGGAAAACTTATCCATTATATTGGTTGATGACCATAAACTATTTCGCGAAGGATTAAAAAGCCTGATGGAGAACTTTACATACATTGGTCAGGTGCAGGAAGCATCTAATGGCCGCGAATTTCTTCAACTACTTGACGACAGCACTCCCGATGTTGTATTTATGGATATTGAAATGCCTGAAATGGATGGCATTACGGCCACACGCAAAGCAATTGATGCTTTTCCTGACTTGAACGTGGTTGCATTGTCGATGTACGGCAACGAAAATTATTATACACAGATGATTAACGCCGGCGCCAAAGGGTTTATACTCAAAAATTCAGGCATTCAGGATGTAGAAAATGCCATACAAAACGTAATGTCGAGCAACAACTATTTTTCTCACGAAATTTTTCAACGTTTAATTCAGGGATTGGGCAGAAAACAACAAAAAACGACCAACCCGGAATTATCGGCGCGCGAAGAAGAAATTGTTTTTCTAATTTGCAAGGGACTCTCCAACCAGGAAATAGCAGATAAATTGTATCTCAGTAAACGCACAGTAGATAAGCACCGTGAAAATATCTTAAGCAAAACCCATTCGAAAAACACGGCGGGTATTGTAATGTATGCCGTTAAAAATGGCATTGTGGAGGTGTAG
- a CDS encoding sensor histidine kinase: MVIKLALILSVILQFATAIVALSLVKRTRTNIAWWLISFGFLLMAFRRLFELYQVYDKENFFINDLTNSWIGVGISIFMLLSLSFIRRIFNIQKRFDELKKANEAKVFSAIVRTEESQKQQFSKELHDGLGPLLASVKMSISALNRNNSEDFNTQILQNAEHQVDESIRTVKEISNNLSPHVLNNLGLQKAVKSFIGNLKYVDKPKISFNHNIQNQRFPYNIETVAYRVICELFYNTMQHAEAQNIYLDIFYDEPALNIKYMDDGKGFEPTEEPRETCGMGLTNIQSRVKSVNGSVQIYSAPDQGFNLNIVINTK; this comes from the coding sequence ATGGTGATTAAATTAGCGCTCATCTTATCAGTTATCTTACAGTTTGCTACAGCTATTGTAGCGTTAAGTCTGGTAAAACGTACCCGAACGAATATTGCCTGGTGGCTCATTTCTTTTGGATTTTTATTAATGGCTTTTCGGAGGCTTTTTGAGCTTTACCAGGTTTACGACAAAGAAAACTTTTTTATTAACGACCTAACCAATAGTTGGATTGGTGTTGGTATTTCGATATTTATGCTATTGAGTTTAAGCTTTATACGTAGAATTTTCAATATCCAGAAACGGTTCGACGAACTTAAAAAAGCCAATGAAGCCAAAGTTTTTTCGGCCATTGTGCGAACCGAAGAGTCGCAGAAGCAGCAGTTCTCCAAGGAGCTACACGACGGCCTTGGTCCACTGCTGGCTTCGGTAAAAATGTCTATTTCGGCTCTTAATCGAAATAATAGCGAGGATTTCAATACGCAAATACTCCAAAATGCAGAACACCAGGTTGATGAATCGATACGTACTGTAAAAGAAATATCCAATAACCTGAGCCCACACGTATTGAATAATCTCGGACTTCAAAAGGCCGTGAAATCATTTATCGGGAACTTAAAATACGTGGATAAACCAAAAATTTCTTTCAATCACAATATACAAAACCAACGATTCCCGTATAACATTGAAACGGTAGCCTATCGGGTCATTTGCGAACTATTTTACAATACGATGCAACACGCTGAGGCACAAAATATTTACCTGGACATATTTTATGATGAACCAGCCCTCAACATTAAATATATGGATGATGGAAAAGGGTTTGAACCTACAGAAGAACCACGCGAAACCTGTGGGATGGGACTGACCAATATCCAGTCGCGTGTGAAATCAGTCAATGGAAGCGTACAAATATACTCCGCTCCGGATCAAGGATTTAATTTGAATATTGTAATTAATACAAAATAA